The sequence aacactttgggccgggtgtggtggctctcacctgtaatcccagcactttgggccgggtgtggtggctcacatctgtaatcccaacactttgggccgggtgtggtggctcacacctgtaatcccaacactttgggccgggtgtggtggctcacacctgtaatccaagcactttgggaggccttgtgggtggatcacctgaggtcaggagttgagaccagcctggccagtgtagtgacacccccgtctctactaaaaatacaagaaattagctgggtatggtggtgcacgcctgtagtcccagctacatgggaggctgaggtaggagagttgcttgaatctggaaggcggaagttgcagtgagatgagatcacaccactgcactccagcctggtgacacagcaagactctgtctcaaaaaaaaaaaaaaaaaagaaattattatcttAGTGTTGATAAATTTGCCTTTATACATACCAATAGTTGTGCACACTGAGAGAAGTAGGCAGTTGGGGATCTGAAACTGGCCTGGTGACACTGCAGGCGTGGGCAGGCAGGCAGATGCGGGCACAGGCGGGCGCTTCCCGCACTGTTGAGGCCACCAGAGCCTGCGCTTCTGTGGTTGGTTTTGACGAGGACTCCCTCCGTGTCGGAGGCCGTGTGAGGCACGTATCGCGGACCACCGGCTGCGTTGTGAGGCGTGCACACGTGGAGCTGTGACAGTCATGGGAAGTTCTGTTTCCAGCTTTAAGCTTTTGTTTAAATCTCTGCATATCAGGAAACGATAAATTAAGACCGAATGAGAAGTTGTGGACTAGacgtggggtgtggggtgtgtagGCTGCTGGGAGGAGGGGCAGCAGCCCCAAGGGGTTGTGGGGCCCACGGGACCATCTGACGCAGTGCCTGGCGGAGCTGCGTTTCCCTGTGGAGGAGGGAGTAGGAATGGGCTCTGGGCCGCGGCTCTGTGGGCTGCTGAGGGCTGCTGTCGGTTCTGCTCTTATTTGCCCAGGGGAAACCTGAGTCGCTGCCCCTCCTGTCCAGCCTTAGCACTCGTCCCCGGGTTCCCCAGCAGGTGACCACAGATGATGACGGAGCCTCCTGgagctgcctcagtttccccagccgGCCCCTCACTGTCCTCCCCATCTCAGGAGCCCCGGAGCCACTCTCTGCCAGGCTCTCTGTGGCTCCAGTTAACCCTCAGGTCATCCCAGCCTCTTCCGAGCCATGGTTAGGATCGTTAGGATCAGCCCCGTCCACTGTGTGTCCATGGAAGTGAAACAGGCCACCAGCAGCAGGTGGCCGTGGGCGGGACAGGCTGtggggcagaggctggagtggtCTCGCGGGTGCACACCTGGGCCGCGGGGTGCTGCGGCCGTGGCTCCTGCACGCCGGGGTCAGCAGCCATCTCATTGGGTTTTAACGTGCATTTCCCAGTTTACAATTGAGCGTTTAAAACATGCTTATTTGACGTTTCTCTGTCGTGAAGCTCTCTATTGGCTAGAGTGGGGCTGGCGAACTCTGAGGGAGGGAGCAGATGGTGATCATGGTgtgcctcaggcctccctccaACGAGCGGCGCTGTGCTGTGGTGGGAGCAGGCCCTGCGGGGCCACAAACCCGCGCACACAGCCACGTTGGCCAGGCCCTGGTCTAGGTTGTGGCCCTGGAGGCACTGCCAAAATTTCCCTCAGGCCTCGGCTTTTTTTCTCCATGGTGCTTTTGGATAACTCAGGGTGCTTCTCTTTGACTTGTCATTTCCTTCATGgtcagttttgttttctgtctcataAATCTTTTCCTCACCCACAATCATGACGATACCCTCCTTAGCAACCTCCAAAGGTTCATGGTCGCCTTTTCCAGTGTCCTCACCCACCCGGCCTTGGTTATTTTCGGAGTAGGATGGTTTAATACAAGCTgagagtttggctttttttttctaatttcagcaCCAGGAACGATGTTTGTGgtctgtatttttaattgtaagaTACACACTAAAATTCACCAGTTTCATTGTGCAGTTTGGGGACTTTTCACCCCTGTCCAGTCTCACAGACTCACGGACTCGCCGGCAGTGCTGGCCCAGAGCTCGGTCCCCACAGGCCTCCCTCAGGCCCCTCTGGCCAGTCCCTGTCCGGCCTGGACTGTGCATCCCGCCTGCATCCTCCCACCAGACTTGCTGTTGTTCTGGAATTGCGTGGTGCGTGGGAACATGCTCCTGCGTCTGCCCCCCTCCCCCGTGGCTTCGTGGGCGCCTGCGTCCACTCTCACTGCGGAGCCACGTCTGCGTGGGGAGGGGTTACGCTGTGTTTATCAGCCGCCTCCTGAGGGACTAGGtgcttgtttccagtttggggctgttAGGAAAAGGGCTGCTTTGAACATGCTTGTATAAGACTTTGAGAGGATGTGTGtgttagtgtctttttttttttttttttttttttgagatggagttccccaggcttgttccccaggctggagtgcagtggcgcgatctcagctcaccacaacttccacctcccaggttcaagcgattctcctgtctcagcctccccaaaagttgggattacaggcacgtgccaccatgtccggctgattttgtatttttagtagagacggggtttctctatgttggttaggctggtctcgaactcccaacctcaggtgatctgcctgcctcagcctcccaaagtcctgggattacaggcatgagcaactgcacctggctgtgtctttttttttttttttttttttttgagatgaagtctcactctgtcacccaggctggaatgcagtgcagtcatctcagctcactacagcctccgcctcccaggttcaagtgattctcctgcctcagcctcctgagtagctgggaccacagacacctgctaccatgcccagctaattttttgtatttttggtagagacggggtttcaccacgttgccggactggtctcaaactcctgatctcatgtgatccacctgccttggcctcccaaagtgctaggattacaggcgtgagccactgcacaacCAGCTGAGGGTCTTCAACAGAAAATTTATTTGGTTAAAggtatttccttctcttcttagtttgctaagagttttgtgttttgtttgtttgttcgtttgtttgtttttgagatggagtctcgctctgatgctcatgctggagtgcagtggcatgatctcggctcactgcaacctctgcctcccgggttcaagcgattctcctgcctcagcctcctgagtagctgggactacaggcacctgccaccacacctggctaattttttgtattttttagtagagacagactttcaccatgttagccagaatggtctccatctcctgacctcatgatctgccagccttggcctcccaaagtgctgggattacaggcgtgagccactgtgcccagctgagttttgttttttttaaatcatgaatggataatgattttgtcaaatgatttttatgCACCTGCTGGgaagatcatgtgatttttctccttGTATCTTTTGTCATAAATTGTATCTTTTTTCCATACACATTAAGCTCACTTTGTTTTCTAGGACTCTGAGTTTGTCAAGAATGATTATCTTTTTGTATATTGCTAAATAAGGGTGACTAAcctttttctttggatttttacCTCTGTGTTTCCTGGTGAGGTTAATGTTGAGTTCTTGCCGTCTGCCCTTGTCAGGGTCTGGTTATGTCAGGCTCTTAGCATGAGTTCTCCAAGAAGAGTTTGAGACTGAATTGTTTGTGCCCTGAGCATCTGGTGAAACCACCTGCAGCCCTCTGGGGCCTGGCGCTGTCTTGGAATGGACTTTCTGACCATTCTGGAACTTTCTGGGTTTCCTCTGCTGGTCTCAATGCTGGTGAATTACTGTTCTAGGAACTTATCAGTTTCACGTAAACTTTCCATTTTATTAGGGTCAAGTTCATCATATCCTGTCCGTGCTCAGACATCACCTGCTTTAGGTGCACCCGGTTTAATAGTGCACAGCCAGCTCCCCCGAATCCGTGGGTCCAGTCAACACAGATTGAAAATGTTTGGgaaccaaaacaataaaaaaaaaatacaacaataacaataatgcaGAGCTTAGAAATACAGTAGAACAACTATTGATACAGCGTTTACAGCATGTTAAGTGTTGCAAGTAATCTGGGGATGGCATAGAACGCATGGGGGGGTGGCGTGCACAGCTTCTGTGCAGACTTGACACCACTTCACGTCCAGGACTTGAACacctgtggattttggtatcagagCGGCGTCCTGGAACTAGTCCCCCACGGATACCAAGGGATGGCTGCGTTTGTCGCCTTCTAACCATAGTAAATAATTGGCCTGTTTGTTAGTGATTGTCTGCCTTCATTAGAATGCTGGCTCCAAGGTCTGCGTCTTGTGTTTTCACTGAAGTCCCAGAACCCCTGTCAGGAGCCGCCAGCTGTGCCAGCCAACACAGGAACCACTGGCCAcagtttaattaaaattaaatacaattaaaaattcattcggttggccaggtgtgttggctcacacctgtaatcccagcactttgggaggctgaggtgggcggaccactggaggccaggagttcgagaccagcctgggcaacatagtaaaaccccgtctctactaaaaatacaaaaggctgggcatggtggcagacgtctataatcccagttacttgggaggatgaggcacaagaatcgcttgaacatgggaagtggaggttacagtgagccgagattgcaccactgcactctagcgtgggtgacagagcaagactccatctcaaaaaaaaaacaaatgggctgggcacggtggctcacacctgtaatctcagcactttgggagactgaggcaggaggatcacttgagcccagaagttcgcaGCCAGCGAACTGCCCTGGataacagactgagaccctgcctctactaaaaatacaaaaagtagccaggtgtagtggtgcatgcttgtaatcccagctactcaggaggctgaggtgggaggattgctcaagcccacgaggtcaaggctgcagtgagccaagatcatgccactgcactccagcctgggtggcagagcaagacgctgtctcaaaaaaaagaataataattatgaGATCCTTCAGTCCCACAAGCCACAGTTCAAGTGCTCCACACCATGTGTGGTCAGCAGCTGTGCTGTTGGGCAGTGGAGATGTGGAAGCTCCCAGTGTTGCAGAATGTTCCGGAAGCCTGGCTTTGAGCCTGGCTTCATTCTCTTCATCttgtttctcttctccctccctcaagAGCCTCAGACATGCCTGCTGATCTCCCCTTATACTTGCCTGGCAAGACTGACTCtactctttcccttcttcctccctttttaTGTAAAAGTTAACTGAGCTTCAAAGACTATTTAATAAAAAGTGCAGTTATGGGAAACTGGAATAGAAATGATACAAATGGGGTAGAAAATGAAGAGCGTGAAAGTATTTAATCTCTGTCAGTAAGCCACAGACACTGTACGTCATCCCAGGCCCCCACTTTCCACAGTCTGACCCCAGCCACCCGTTTCCCAAGCTCAGACAGGAACATGGGAGAGGCCACCAAGGTTCCTGGGGAAGCCTTCCCAGCATGGCAGTCACCCTGGTGCCTCATCCCAGAGGCGGGGTCCCCACGTGGTCCCCTGGGTCCTATAGTGCCTGCTGCCTGTCTTTCAGGTGGGGACCATGTCCCTACCCTGCCCCTCCCTGTCTACGGCCCCAGGTGCCCTCCCTGGCCCCAACGGAGCGCTGCGCGTGCCGTGTCACCATCCTGTCCCCACAGAACGCACGTGTCCTCATCCCCGCTGAGCCCAGTACCAGGCTCAGTGCCTGCACTGGGGCCCTTGGTGTACATCTGCCAGGCGCAGGCAGGTCTGTGACTGGGAAAGAACACAGCGCTCGGGcagggcgccgtggctcaagcctgtaatcccagcactttgggaggccgagacgggcggatcacgaggtcaggagatcgagaccatcctggctaacacggtgaaaccccgtctctactaaaaaatacaaaaaactagccgggcacggtggaggtcgcctgtagtcccagctactcgggaggctgaggcaggagaatggcgtaaacccgggaggcggagcttgcagtgagctgagatccggccactgcactccagccccggcgacagagccagattccatctcaaaaaaaaaaaaaaaaaaaaagaacacagcgCTCTGTGCACAGCGGCAGAACTGCGGGGCTCTCATGCTGCCTCGTGGACCCGGCCCTCACTGCCTTGCCTCTGAGGCCCTGCATTTCCCCAGATCACCCCTGAAATTCACCCCTCCTCCAGGGAGCTTCCACCCAAGAGCTTCCTCTTGGGCCCAAAACAGCATGATGGGGCCCCCAGCTGCCCCCCACCCCCGTGGGCCGCGTGCCCACTCCTGCTGTCTCTGATGCCTTGGGCCTCCCAGGTAGAGCCTGTTCTTCACGGTCCCTGAAGAACTTTCGCTTATTTTAAGCAAACAGACCAGTGTAACCGAGCAAGGCTTGGTACCGCGGTGGGATGGGGGCCGTCCGCCTGCAGTCCAAGGGTAACCCTGTTGTGCTTTTTCCGCAGGCGTCACAATGTAGCAGGGACCCCAGGCGTCGTGCTCAGGTAAGTGCACGTAGGCCGACTGCCCTCCTCTTTCCGCGCCTGTGAACTGCCGGACTTTGCCGAGACCACGCTTTGTGCATGTGGTCGCCATGCCTTGCAGCGCCTCTTAAACGCCGGCTCTGAGGACAGGCTGGAGCCGTGCGTGGGTCCTTAGCTTTTCTCGCGGTCAGTACTTCTGATTGACCCCATTCCGCCTTTTGCTCGGTGGGGCTTGGTTGCGAGTTCTAGTCTAAATGGCGGAGTTGTGGCAGTCACACAACCATGACACGAAGTGAACAGGTGCCTTTTCTGTgctagaaaatggaaaaagagccAGGGCCGGAAGGAGGGTGCAGAAGCGAGCCCGCGTGCGGAGCCAGGAGGCAGCGTCGCGTGGGAGTGCTGGCCTGAAGCCTCCATGCCCCGGCAGAGGGACGGACACGCGGACGTCTAGCGGAGGTGAGGCCCACGTCCCCGACCCCGGAGGTGCTGCTGACTCCTTGCCCAGCCCTGttgcctgttgtggggagggcgGGCGATCATGAGTAGCAGGCGGGTCAGGACACGGTGCAGCATTCACGGTTCACTGCCGAGTTTTCCTGGCCCTTCCTGTAAGAGTCCAAGATCCAGCCAGCTGTGGAGGGCCCAGGCCTTGATGGCAGCGCGGGGTGCAGAGGGCTGGTTTCCTTCCGTCACTGGTTCACTTGGGTGCCCTCCGGACGGCGTGTGGCGGAGGAGCAGTGCTGTGTGGGGGCGCAGCCTGGGGCTTCTGCCCAGTGAGTTGTGAGGCAGTTGATTAGCACCGGGAGATCCTCCGGCACAGGGCAGGGCTCTCGCTCCTCCCGGGTGGGTGTGGTCCTCAAGTGCGCAGGGCGGGGCTCCCCGTCCCAGGTGGGTGTGGTCCTCAGGGGCTCAGGGCGGGGCTCCCTGTCCCAGGTGGGTGTGGTCCTCAAGTGCGCAGGGTGGGGCTCCCCCTCCCAAATGGGTGTGATCCTCAGGGGCTCAGGGTggggctcccctcccctcctgtgtGGGCGTAGTCCTCAGGTATGCAGGGTGGGGCTCCCCCTCCCAGGTGGGTGTGGTTCTCAGGGGCGCAGGGAggggctcccctcccctcctgggtGAGCGTGGTCCTCGGGCTCAGGGCGGGGCTCCGCCCCCCTCCCCTCcgtctcccttccccttcctgggCAGGCTCCGTATCCTCAGTGCGCATCAGGTCTCCCGAACCTCACAGCCccacagggaggaggaggggaggattTGACTTTGGAAGTCTCTGACCAGGTGAGGACCGCAGGCGTAAAGGTGGTGGCATAGTGGTCCGGGACAGGCCTCACCCACAGGCATGTGACCCCTGGATGAGCCCAGCTTTCGGCTGCTTCGTGGGACCCCCAGGCCCGCGCCTGCAGCAGGCGACGTGGGGCTCAGCAGAGAGCTCCAGGCTGGGCCTCTTGGTGGCGGTGATGACGGAAGTGGTGTCACGCATGCAGCAGTTTGGGTCGCGGCTTTCCCTCCTCACTGAGGGAGACTCGTGCCTGCTTCTCTCCTGGTGAAAGGTCTGGGGAGCGAACTCCCAGTAGTGGGGTGCACCCCGGCCAGCCTGAGTCCCCGCCAGCCTCCACCCACGCAGCGGCCCTGCTCTCTTGCTGCCGGTGTGCGGTGACGTCGGGGGTCTGCTCCCTGAAGGCGCAGGTCTGGTGGGCGAGCAGAGCGGCTGCGGCAGCTCTCAAGGCAGGGCCTCCGCCAGCCACTGTGGCCTGGCCTTGTGCCCGCCCTGCGAGGGTAGAGTGGGGCCCCGGGGCGACGCGGCCCCTGCCCCGTGCTGCCTCAGGCTCTGGGAGACACAGCCTCGGGACACCCCGTGGAAGCGGCTCCGGCCCGGAAGTGAatgaggaggaagggggaagggcGCACAGCCCAGACTCTTAAACTGGGCCCAGGGGCCGCGCTGTGAGCCAGCCGCACAGGGTCCAGGTGCCCAGAGCCTGCCCATCCTTATCCCATCTGGCAGCTCTGCCCTCGCAgcctcctcctgctccctccGCCTTCACAGACAGAGGGTCCCGGGATCCTGCCTCTCTGAAGCTTTATGGACCCTTCTCAGTCCTCACTGcgagaggagaggaaggggtgTCAGGCACAGAGAGAAGCCAGTGCCGGCGGAGCCGGGGGCTTTTGAAAAGGTGGGCTTGTCCCAGTGCACACAGACACTGGATTGCTGACCGTGCCCTGCACATgggagcctgggacccagtgagCCCAGGAGGCTCCTGCCGCCGGGGCCCGGGGCCTGCACCTTCCTCCCAGCCTGCATGCTCTTCCTTGGAGGGCCGCTGTCAGAACTAAGCCAAGGATGAAAGGCTTTGGAGAGTTTCAGGTGTTAATTAATCGCATTTTGTCTTGCAGAAGCCAAAGATGTTGACCAGGAAGATCAAGCTGTGGGACATCAACGCCCACATCACCTGCCGCCTGTGCAGTGGGTACCTCATCGACGCCACCACGGTGACGGAGTGCCTGCACACCTGTGCGTGCCCCACCCAGGCCACCCAGGGAGGGCGTGCCCTTTCCAGCTGTGTGCTCTTCAGAACCTTGGCCTTTGTTTTACCACGAGCTTTGAGCTCAAGCCCCGACAAAAGCAGGACCCAGGACCAGGGGCAGAGAGGATCTTGAGGATAAGTCAGAAAAGTCATTTCACACTAAAGGTTCTGTGGGTGGTTTCAGAGCAGATGAGGCCTCACTTAGGAGAGCTAAACACAGGAGGGGCCACGCTCCTGCCACTGAGCAGCAGGGCCAGTGGCCGCTGTGACACGGCGCTCACTGCTGGCGGTTTCCACATCTCCGAAGGAGTTCCTTAAATCCTTCAAAGGGGAACCTGCCAGTGTGCTCCTCACACTGGATGTGCGTCCGCACACCTGATGAGCCTGTGCGTTGGTGTTAGAGGACTCACAACTGGGGCTAGACCTGGGTGTTTCTCTAAGTGTGGCTGCAGCTGACGGGCAGGCGTCATCAGTCAGGCTGAGGCTCAGTTCTTGTGCTAACATGAGGCCTCATGGCTGGCGGCCCTGCTGGTGTGGACGACCGCTCTGTGCGTCTCTTGATGGCTGAGGACCATTTCGCTTAAACAGGATCTTTAAAATAAAGTGTACACTTATAACACAAGTGATGCTTGTGtatttctcattttagaaaataaaatatttgccaagTTGATAGAATTTTGACTTTAACGTTAATCGTATTTTTAGATACTGGTTAGCATATTTTATGTTAGgttattttcatttgattttatcTAGTTGTACATAGAAGATACTGTCATCTTTTAGGACAAAGTATTGTAAAATTATCTATATTAGCCCATGTTCTGATGACCCACAGCTCTCTCACCTTTGAGCATCATCTCCCCATTCTAAGTGTTTCTTCCCACTTAAATCCTAACCCTGCCTCTTTGAGGAAGCCCATTGACAGGACAGTTAAAACTTTCTTGTTGCTTCTGATACCAGAACGGCAAGATGTTTCCTTTTCAGAAGCCAAGAGCCGTAAGGAGGACAGCAGTGAGCATCTGCACAAAAATGAGCTCAGAGATGCCCGTGTTCAGTGGAGCACATGGGTGGGCTGGGTGCCCTGGCTCTGGACTCTCTCCTAACACACTTGTGCTTTGATGACAGTCTGCAGGAGCTGCCTGGTGAAGTACCTGGAGGAGAACAACACCTGCCCCACCTGCAGGATCGTGATCCACCAGAGCCACCCCCTGCAGTACATCGGGTGAGTGTGGGCCTCCCCAGGCCACAGTACGTCGGGTGAGTGCCCCCCAGGCATCTCTGTGAGTGTGGGCGTTCCCAGGCCACCGTACGGAGTGAGTGCCCCCAGGAGTCTCTGTGAGTGTGGGTGTTCCGAGGCCACAGTATGTGGGGTGAGTGCCCCCAGGCGTCTCTGAGAGTGTGGGCCTTCCCAGGCCACAGTACGTCGGGTGAGTGCCCCCGGGCGTCTCTGTGAGTGTGGGCCTTCCCAGGCCATAGTGCTGTACCCCCATCCTGCCTTGGCAGCAGCCTCTCCTGACCAAGGGCACCCCAGGAGCTTCACACGAAGAACCTGGGTCCAGCACTTACCAGGCCACCCTGCCAGGCCTGCCCACACTGTGCCTGCAGATACATTTCCATCAATACTTAGTCAAGtagactgggtacagtggctcacacctgtaatcccagcactttgggagaccgaggcgggcggatcacctgaggtcgggagtttgagaccagcctgaccaatatggagaaaccccatctctactaaaaatacaaaatcagccaggcgtggtggcgcatgcctgtaatcccagctattcgggagactgagacaggagaatcgcttgaacccaggaggtggaggttgcagtaagcggagacTGTGCCgttgcacaccagcctggcaacagagcaagactctgtctcaaaaaaagagaaaaatcacttaGTCAAGTCAAATCATTGGAGAACCCTCAGGACCCAGGTTGAATGTCATGAGTTTTATGCAGAATTTGCTGAAGTTAAATTTGATGTGAGCTGGCCCTTGGATCCACCTTCCACCTTTCTGCCGTGGAACAGGTGGTCCTGGCCCTGCTGCCCCTGGCACATGGCCGGGGTCTGTCTCCCTGTGCCACGGTCTtctgcccagggtcacagagaGCCTCAACTCACCACTGGGCCAGCCACTGTTTCTGGAGAAGGCAACTCTGGCCTGGACGTGAGCAGGAGGCCAAGGGGCCAGCCAGGTGGAGCATGTGGTTCTCACACAGACTTGGGGGGTTGCTCCAAAGGAAGGGAAATGCTCCTCATACCACAGAGGGTAGTAGAGAtaattctgaagacattttgaAGGAGGAAAGGCCGatgtgtttgtttttcccttttatttttattattattattttaaaattttatttatttatttttgagacggaatctcgctgtcaccaggctggagtacaatggcgccatctcagcctgctgcaagcttcgcctcctgggttcaaacgattctcctgcctcagcctcccgaatagctgggattacaggcgcctgccaccaagcctgtctaatttttacttttttttttttttttgagacggagtctcgctctgtcgcccaggctggagtgcagtggccggatctcagctcactgcaagctccgcctcctggatttacgccattctcctgcctcagcctcacgagtagctgggactacaggcgcctgccacctcgcccggctagttttttgtattttttttagtagagatggggtttcaccatgttagccaggatggtctcaatctcttgacctcgtgatccacccgtctcggcctcccaaagtactgggataacaggcttgagccaccgcgcccggccaatttttgcatttttagtagagatgggatttcaccttgttggccaggctggtctcaatctcggCGTCTgcggttccagctactcaggaggcggaggtgggaggatcgcttgagcccaggaggcagaggttgcagtgagccaagatcgcatcactgcactccagcctaagtgacagaaggagaccctgtctcaaaaaaactaaaaaaataaaaagaggataCCAAAGTGGGAACTAGATTTTAAATACCATGCTTATGTAATCTTTTCACAAAACCTCGATCTAGATCATAAAGATGACAGGAAGGGCCTCATCTTaggacagagtctctctcttgttgcccaggcttgattgtggtggtgtgatctggactcattgcaacctctgccgcccgggttcaaacgattctcctgcctcagcttcctgagtagctgggactacaggtgtgcaccaccatgcctggctattttttgtatttttagtagagatggggtttcaccatgttggccaggctggtttcaaactcctgactttaggtcatccgcccacctcggcctcctgaagtgctaggattacaggtgtgagccaccgcacccaactcTTACAGACTTTTCTTTACATTATTTGGAAACATTCCAGAAAGGCCTCTGTTCAGTGGAAATCCCACAAAGACCAAGATACCCCAGGAAGCAGTtggtgggaggggcagggacagTGTCCCCTGAGCGCACAGGACACAGGGAACCTCGGGTGAGCGCACGGGACGCAGGGAACCTCGGGTGTCCGCAGGGACAGTGTCTCCTGAGCGCACGGGACGCAGGGAACCTCGGGTGTCCGCAGGGACAGTGTCCCCTGAGCGCACGGGACGCAGGGAACCTGGGATGTCTGCAGGGACAGTGTCCCCTGAGCGCACGGGACGCAGAGAACCTGGGATGTCCGCAGGGACAGTGTCCCCTGAGCGCACGGGACGCAGAGAACCTGGGATGTCCGCAGGGACAGTGTCCCCTGAGCGCATGGGACGCAGAGAACCTGGGATGTCCGCAGGGACAGTGTCCCCTGAGCGCACGGGACGCAGGGAACCTCGGGTATCCGCAGGGACAGTGTCCCCTGAGCGC is a genomic window of Macaca mulatta isolate MMU2019108-1 chromosome 5, T2T-MMU8v2.0, whole genome shotgun sequence containing:
- the LOC144341050 gene encoding uncharacterized protein LOC144341050 — protein: MSAGTVSPERTGRREPGMSAGTVSPERTGRREPGMSAGTVSPERMGRREPGMSAGTVSPERTGRREPRVSAGTVSPERMGRREPGMSAGTVSPERTGRREPGMSAGTVSPGTQRAWDVRRDSVP